One part of the bacterium genome encodes these proteins:
- a CDS encoding LapA family protein: MASFVRKLIGALVLCLAVLLALENAEELKHSVRFTSDFFIPGWKFETPPIPLFFVILVAFVLGLLYSWLNGLIAIVAAKSESFFLQKKIKTLEKELVDERSSSARVAEEPAPETANSKSEVSSGEPPPGVEPSP; the protein is encoded by the coding sequence GTGGCCTCATTCGTGCGCAAGCTGATCGGTGCGCTGGTGCTTTGCCTCGCGGTCCTCCTGGCCCTCGAGAACGCCGAAGAGCTAAAGCATTCGGTCAGGTTCACCAGCGATTTTTTCATTCCCGGCTGGAAGTTCGAGACGCCGCCGATACCCCTCTTTTTCGTCATCCTGGTCGCCTTCGTGCTGGGTCTCCTTTATTCGTGGCTGAACGGCCTCATTGCGATAGTAGCCGCCAAATCGGAGTCCTTCTTCCTCCAGAAGAAGATAAAGACCCTCGAAAAAGAGCTTGTCGACGAGCGTTCCTCTTCGGCCAGAGTCGCCGAGGAACCCGCTCCCGAAACGGCGAACTCCAAGAGCGAAGTTTCTTCCGGAGAACCTCCTCCCGGCGTGGAGCCCTCCCCCTGA
- a CDS encoding HIT domain-containing protein gives MTAKRVLWAPWRREYVGRPKTGGCVFCRAAENPEDPDSLVVASKKNSIAVLNRYPYASGHLMIIPKRHAGAVEELTGEEISELWTLFVEAKKALDELYGPEGYNAGLNLGKAAGAGIGEHIHFHLVPRWKGDSNFMPVLADIRVMPEHLLKTYADLKQKMGG, from the coding sequence ATGACAGCCAAAAGGGTTCTCTGGGCTCCCTGGCGGCGCGAGTACGTCGGCAGGCCCAAAACAGGCGGGTGTGTTTTCTGCCGCGCCGCCGAAAACCCCGAAGACCCGGATTCTCTCGTCGTCGCCAGCAAAAAGAACTCGATCGCGGTCCTGAACCGCTACCCCTACGCCAGCGGCCACCTGATGATTATTCCGAAAAGGCACGCCGGAGCGGTTGAAGAGCTTACCGGCGAAGAGATTTCAGAGCTCTGGACCCTTTTTGTCGAGGCTAAAAAGGCTCTGGACGAACTCTACGGACCCGAGGGCTATAACGCCGGGCTCAATCTGGGCAAGGCCGCCGGGGCGGGCATAGGCGAACATATCCATTTTCACCTCGTTCCCCGCTGGAAGGGTGATTCCAATTTCATGCCGGTGCTGGCGGACATCCGCGTGATGCCCGAGCACCTTCTTAAAACTTACGCCGACCTTAAACAGAAAATGGGAGGGTAG
- a CDS encoding DUF814 domain-containing protein — translation MEEKEGRSFAAPSRQRGRRRGRKRCRAPHRLPRALSPLRLVGDSLAKKELARTALAIRSLLIPGWVQKVWQDEEERVAMRIRAGQKNFLCLLCAAPGKSGFGIVEARQQSAQRPRALLSYLRAHLEGGTLVGAAADEARNLLVFSFVAKSKPFYLVLDLSDKTPAILALDSEGFVRASTKPGKSGYPVKHGEKFPLPPESNPGVEAGRDKAEDQKFLTDAGALLSGASPVEVSGAGLVRKRWEKKVRKRIENISADLLRAGDSEELRRKADLLSGALGRVKKGMESVEIEGSDGRKEIIPLDPAKTPGANLELLYKKAAKAKRAVKIAGERLLAAQSELEGIPPEEPACAKRKSKKEVSRPFLRYRSSDGVMILAGRNGPENMRLLREARDWDIWLHARDGAGAHVLIAKPGKEGKVPERTLVEAAGIAALRSRFAAEGAVDVMYVEAARVKRVKGASPGKVLVSGEKTIRVPPGAGAPKLLDR, via the coding sequence GTGGAAGAGAAAGAGGGACGGAGTTTTGCCGCTCCTTCTCGGCAGCGAGGACGCCGACGCGGTCGGAAACGTTGCCGCGCCCCTCACCGCCTCCCCCGCGCGCTATCTCCTCTCCGGCTGGTAGGAGACTCCTTGGCGAAAAAAGAGCTGGCGCGAACGGCGCTCGCAATCCGGAGCCTCCTTATTCCCGGCTGGGTCCAGAAGGTGTGGCAGGACGAGGAGGAGAGGGTCGCGATGCGGATTCGGGCCGGGCAGAAGAACTTTCTCTGCCTCCTTTGCGCCGCACCCGGAAAAAGCGGTTTCGGAATCGTGGAGGCGAGGCAGCAAAGCGCCCAGCGGCCGCGTGCGCTCCTATCCTACCTTCGCGCCCACCTCGAAGGCGGCACCCTCGTGGGCGCTGCCGCCGACGAAGCGCGAAATCTCCTCGTATTCTCCTTCGTCGCGAAATCAAAGCCCTTTTACCTCGTCCTCGACCTCTCCGACAAAACCCCGGCAATTCTCGCGCTCGACTCCGAAGGGTTCGTACGCGCCTCGACCAAGCCGGGAAAGAGCGGCTATCCGGTGAAGCACGGCGAGAAGTTCCCGCTCCCGCCGGAGTCAAACCCCGGCGTCGAAGCCGGGAGGGACAAAGCGGAAGACCAAAAATTCCTGACGGACGCCGGGGCGCTTCTCTCCGGCGCTTCGCCCGTGGAAGTTTCCGGAGCCGGGCTGGTCCGCAAGCGCTGGGAAAAGAAGGTGCGAAAGCGGATCGAGAATATCAGCGCCGACCTTCTCCGGGCGGGAGACTCCGAAGAGTTGAGAAGGAAGGCCGACCTCCTCTCCGGCGCGCTGGGAAGGGTCAAAAAGGGGATGGAGAGTGTGGAGATAGAGGGGAGCGACGGTCGGAAGGAGATTATTCCGCTGGACCCCGCCAAGACTCCCGGCGCGAACCTCGAACTCCTCTACAAAAAGGCCGCCAAGGCCAAGAGGGCGGTTAAAATCGCGGGCGAAAGGCTCCTCGCCGCGCAGAGCGAACTCGAAGGGATTCCCCCGGAGGAACCTGCGTGCGCGAAAAGGAAATCCAAAAAAGAGGTTTCCCGCCCCTTCCTGCGCTACCGCTCCTCCGACGGCGTAATGATACTCGCCGGGAGAAACGGGCCGGAGAACATGCGCCTCCTTCGCGAGGCGAGGGACTGGGACATCTGGCTCCACGCGAGGGATGGGGCGGGCGCGCATGTCCTGATCGCGAAGCCCGGAAAAGAAGGGAAAGTCCCCGAGAGAACCCTTGTCGAGGCGGCGGGAATCGCCGCTCTGCGCTCCCGGTTCGCCGCCGAGGGGGCGGTGGACGTGATGTACGTCGAGGCGGCGAGGGTGAAAAGGGTCAAGGGGGCGTCGCCCGGAAAAGTCCTTGTCAGCGGCGAAAAAACAATCCGCGTTCCCCCCGGAGCGGGGGCTCCGAAACTCCTTGACCGGTAA
- a CDS encoding DNA-binding protein → MKTARLVLLFVAIAALLTACSGGSGTSQTAPAPTETKTDAGSWGQPPAGAPAPMGAAPAGLPSIGTVMETMDSGGYTYVLLDSGNGKQDWVAAPQVALNKGEVVRVEGAQPMPGYTSKTLNRTFDMLYFAGAIIPSGSPMPAGGANANLAEGRTVVAAQAVSGVSKMQGGFSIGEVFSKKNDLANKDVKLRGQVVKVSRGIMGKNWIHIQDGTGKDKENDLTLTTAGDANKGDIVVVSGKLIKDKDFGMGYRYDLIIEDADVKVEKAAQ, encoded by the coding sequence ATGAAAACCGCCAGGCTGGTTTTACTGTTTGTTGCGATTGCCGCTCTTTTGACGGCCTGCTCGGGTGGTTCCGGCACTTCGCAGACCGCCCCCGCTCCCACCGAGACAAAGACCGACGCCGGAAGCTGGGGACAGCCCCCCGCAGGCGCGCCCGCTCCCATGGGCGCTGCCCCCGCAGGCCTTCCCAGCATCGGCACCGTCATGGAGACGATGGACTCGGGCGGCTACACCTACGTTCTGCTCGATTCCGGCAACGGCAAGCAGGATTGGGTCGCCGCGCCCCAGGTGGCGCTGAACAAGGGTGAGGTGGTAAGAGTCGAGGGCGCCCAGCCGATGCCGGGCTACACCTCCAAGACCCTTAACAGAACCTTCGACATGCTCTATTTCGCCGGCGCGATTATTCCCTCCGGCTCTCCCATGCCCGCCGGAGGCGCCAACGCGAACCTCGCCGAGGGGCGCACCGTCGTCGCCGCCCAGGCCGTCTCGGGCGTGTCCAAGATGCAGGGCGGCTTCTCCATCGGCGAGGTTTTCTCCAAGAAGAACGACCTGGCCAACAAAGATGTTAAACTGCGCGGGCAGGTTGTCAAGGTCAGCCGGGGCATCATGGGCAAGAACTGGATCCACATCCAGGACGGCACCGGCAAGGACAAGGAAAACGACCTCACCCTCACCACGGCGGGCGACGCCAACAAGGGCGACATCGTCGTCGTCTCCGGCAAGCTCATCAAGGACAAGGACTTCGGGATGGGCTACCGTTACGACCTCATCATCGAAGACGCCGACGTGAAGGTGGAAAAAGCCGCCCAGTAA
- a CDS encoding metallophosphoesterase translates to MILGVISDTHLDGVTMAFLELLAVPLGKAEVLIHAGDHTGTRIVDHLELVDPRPYYGVAGNMDLGEVAKRLPREQTITLEGFTIGIVHGWGAPEGMRARVAARFDPLPDIVIFGHSHKPLIERVGKTLFVNPGSPFDKRWAPTRTAALVELCPGGPHARLVDLGR, encoded by the coding sequence ATGATACTCGGCGTCATATCCGACACTCACCTCGACGGCGTGACGATGGCTTTTCTGGAATTGCTGGCGGTGCCGCTGGGCAAGGCGGAGGTGTTGATCCACGCCGGAGACCACACCGGGACAAGGATCGTGGACCACCTTGAGCTGGTCGATCCGCGGCCCTACTACGGCGTGGCGGGCAACATGGATTTGGGCGAGGTGGCGAAGAGGCTCCCCCGCGAGCAGACGATAACCCTGGAAGGGTTCACCATCGGCATCGTGCACGGCTGGGGAGCGCCGGAGGGGATGCGGGCGCGCGTGGCGGCGAGGTTCGACCCCCTGCCGGATATCGTCATCTTCGGCCACAGCCACAAGCCCCTCATCGAGCGGGTGGGCAAGACTCTCTTCGTGAATCCGGGCAGCCCCTTCGACAAGAGGTGGGCTCCGACGCGGACGGCCGCCCTGGTGGAGTTGTGCCCCGGCGGCCCCCACGCCAGACTCGTGGACTTGGGCCGATGA
- a CDS encoding 30S ribosomal protein S1, whose product MSKDFNNFPEESLDFGKLLEESENVPLEGKVATGTVIKVSSDFAVIDIGYKSEGLVALSEFRDIEGKVTLKEGDKVEVLVERLENEDGMVVLSKDKADKIRIWDRISQAAENDETVEGRIIARIKGGLSVDIGVRAFLPGSQVALRPVRQLEKLIGETFDFKIIKFNRRRGNIVLSRRVILEKERESMRKNTLERLAEGEVLEGIVKNITDYGAFIDLGGIDGLLHVTDMSWGRVNHPSEILHIGDEIKVKVLSYDPNRERVSLGLKQLESDPWQSAGEKYPIGAKVKGKVVSITDYGCFVELQKGIEGLVHISEMSWTKRISHPSEKVTIGEEVEVMVLNLDTERKRISLGMKQCEPNPWEILEDRYPVGTVVRGKIRNITDFGVFLGVEDGIDGLIHVSDISWTKRITHPAGLFNVGDEVEAVVLKIDKDQERFSLGIKQLEPDPWTGIASKYRVGSIVEGKVTNVADFGVFVELEPGIEGLVHITEVAGDKAAEVASKMQPGQLITAEVLSIDQEERKISLSMKAIENAEVRAQKIALDTANKEMAARSSATLGDKLMAAKAKKGKEAE is encoded by the coding sequence ATGAGCAAAGATTTCAACAATTTTCCCGAAGAATCTCTCGACTTCGGCAAACTCCTCGAAGAGAGCGAAAACGTACCCCTTGAAGGCAAGGTCGCCACCGGTACCGTTATCAAGGTCTCCAGCGACTTCGCGGTCATCGACATCGGGTACAAGTCCGAAGGTCTCGTGGCCTTAAGCGAGTTCCGCGACATCGAAGGCAAGGTAACCCTCAAGGAAGGCGATAAGGTCGAAGTTCTTGTCGAGCGCCTTGAGAACGAAGACGGCATGGTGGTTCTCTCCAAGGACAAGGCCGACAAGATCCGCATCTGGGATCGCATCAGCCAGGCCGCCGAGAACGACGAGACCGTCGAGGGCCGCATCATCGCCCGCATCAAGGGCGGCCTTTCGGTCGATATCGGCGTCCGCGCCTTCCTTCCGGGAAGCCAGGTCGCGCTCCGCCCCGTACGCCAGCTCGAAAAGCTCATCGGCGAAACCTTCGACTTCAAGATCATCAAGTTCAACCGCCGCCGCGGCAATATCGTACTTTCCCGCAGGGTCATTCTCGAAAAAGAGCGCGAGTCGATGCGCAAGAACACCCTCGAAAGACTTGCGGAAGGCGAGGTGCTCGAAGGCATCGTCAAGAATATTACCGATTACGGCGCGTTTATAGATCTCGGCGGCATCGACGGCCTCCTCCACGTCACCGACATGAGCTGGGGCAGGGTCAACCACCCGAGCGAAATTCTCCACATCGGCGACGAGATAAAGGTGAAGGTCCTCTCCTACGACCCGAACCGCGAGCGCGTCAGCCTCGGCCTCAAGCAGCTCGAATCCGACCCCTGGCAGAGCGCCGGGGAGAAGTACCCGATCGGCGCGAAGGTCAAGGGCAAGGTCGTCTCCATCACCGATTACGGCTGCTTCGTCGAACTCCAGAAGGGGATCGAGGGGCTCGTCCACATCTCCGAGATGAGCTGGACCAAGCGCATCTCCCACCCGAGCGAGAAGGTCACCATCGGCGAAGAGGTCGAGGTCATGGTCCTCAACCTCGACACCGAGAGAAAGCGCATCTCTCTCGGCATGAAGCAGTGCGAGCCCAACCCCTGGGAGATTCTCGAAGACAGATACCCGGTGGGCACCGTCGTTCGCGGAAAGATCCGCAACATCACCGATTTCGGCGTTTTTCTGGGCGTCGAGGACGGCATCGACGGCCTCATCCACGTCAGTGACATCTCCTGGACCAAGCGCATCACCCACCCCGCCGGGCTCTTCAACGTCGGCGACGAGGTGGAAGCGGTCGTCCTCAAGATCGACAAGGATCAGGAGCGTTTCAGCCTGGGCATCAAGCAGCTTGAGCCCGATCCGTGGACCGGCATCGCCAGCAAGTACCGCGTCGGCTCGATCGTCGAGGGCAAGGTCACGAACGTCGCCGATTTCGGCGTCTTCGTAGAGCTCGAACCCGGCATCGAGGGGCTCGTCCACATCACCGAAGTGGCGGGCGACAAGGCCGCCGAGGTGGCGTCGAAGATGCAGCCCGGCCAGCTCATCACCGCCGAGGTGCTCTCAATCGATCAGGAGGAGCGCAAGATAAGCCTCTCCATGAAGGCGATCGAAAACGCCGAAGTGCGCGCGCAGAAGATAGCCCTCGATACGGCGAACAAGGAAATGGCCGCCCGTTCGAGCGCTACCCTCGGCGACAAGCTGATGGCGGCGAAGGCCAAAAAGGGCAAGGAAGCCGAATAA
- a CDS encoding M23 family peptidase, producing the protein MKFYLKHRKALLNLAAFALSFCFVGRPDRFFNFGQTIFDDSSLTTLSAISMPTCAGADENISLRLEEGAKRTLKAKVTKGEISRGDTLDVIARRAGVSPNRSQSFTSALRPVLDPRQMRLGDDYTFWTAPDGEILRFEYQKSPVEIIRGDLSGDSWVVKKVNVPIERVEATISGTLEGSLWNSFIEAGADADLIMAFADLFAWDVDFTHESQPGDQFRAVYERLYVDGKFIGNGRIKAASYKDRDETHFAFYFTGVTTGYYDLKGNNIRKSFLRSPLDFTRVTSNFSSARRHPVTHEVKAHYGVDFGAPTGTPVKAVADGSVSFAGTNGGAGKMITLRHAMGYESSYLHLSGYGKGIRSGARVDQGQVIGYVGATGLATGPHLDYRLRINGSWVNPLKHKFEPGPPVAASDRPAFEAGSKEWIAVLDRMPLLGAVAEAKR; encoded by the coding sequence TTGAAATTCTATTTAAAGCACAGAAAAGCTCTCCTGAACCTCGCGGCTTTCGCGCTGTCGTTCTGCTTTGTCGGCCGTCCCGACCGGTTCTTCAATTTCGGTCAGACGATCTTCGACGATTCCTCCCTCACCACCCTTTCGGCCATCTCCATGCCCACCTGCGCCGGGGCCGACGAGAACATCTCGCTGCGTCTCGAAGAGGGGGCGAAGCGCACCCTTAAGGCAAAGGTCACGAAGGGGGAGATAAGCCGGGGCGACACCCTCGACGTGATAGCCAGACGCGCGGGAGTCTCCCCCAACCGTTCCCAGTCCTTCACAAGCGCCCTTCGGCCGGTCCTCGACCCGCGCCAGATGCGCCTCGGCGACGATTACACCTTCTGGACGGCCCCTGACGGGGAGATTCTGCGCTTCGAGTACCAGAAGAGCCCGGTCGAGATAATAAGGGGCGATCTCTCCGGCGATTCGTGGGTCGTCAAAAAGGTCAACGTCCCCATCGAGAGGGTGGAGGCGACGATCTCCGGCACCCTCGAAGGCTCCCTCTGGAACTCCTTCATTGAGGCGGGGGCGGACGCCGACCTGATCATGGCCTTCGCCGACCTTTTCGCGTGGGACGTGGATTTCACCCACGAATCGCAGCCCGGCGACCAGTTCCGCGCCGTCTACGAGCGTCTCTACGTCGACGGAAAATTCATCGGCAACGGAAGGATAAAGGCGGCAAGCTACAAGGACCGCGACGAGACCCATTTCGCCTTTTACTTTACCGGGGTTACTACCGGCTATTACGACCTTAAGGGCAACAACATCAGAAAATCCTTCCTGCGGTCGCCGCTGGATTTCACGCGCGTCACCTCGAATTTCAGCTCCGCCCGCAGGCACCCCGTGACCCACGAGGTCAAGGCCCACTACGGGGTGGATTTCGGCGCTCCCACCGGCACGCCTGTAAAGGCCGTCGCCGACGGCTCGGTGTCCTTCGCCGGAACCAACGGAGGCGCGGGAAAGATGATAACCCTGCGCCACGCGATGGGTTACGAATCCAGCTATCTCCATCTTTCCGGCTACGGGAAGGGAATCCGCTCGGGGGCGAGGGTCGATCAGGGGCAGGTGATAGGTTACGTCGGGGCGACGGGCCTCGCCACCGGCCCTCACCTCGACTACCGCCTGAGGATAAACGGAAGCTGGGTTAACCCCCTGAAGCACAAGTTCGAGCCCGGGCCGCCGGTGGCCGCCTCCGACAGACCCGCCTTCGAGGCCGGTTCAAAGGAGTGGATAGCCGTGCTCGACAGGATGCCCCTTCTCGGGGCGGTGGCCGAGGCCAAAAGGTGA
- the sppA gene encoding signal peptide peptidase SppA, whose product MRFIFKVLFWVMAIVGILATISHFSGSEPPPLGDRVGVLKVSGFIADAEESVKALDYFRENSDVKAVIVRVISPGGVIAPSQEIRDAVKRTAEAKPVIASFGAVAASGGYYLSAPATRIIADPGSITGSIGVIMQFPEYEVLLDKIGMRTRTLKSGPFKDTGSPMRQMTDAEKAVMQSVVDDLFAQFVDVVAEGRKMDRAKVLALADGRIYSGRQALGLGLVDELGGFDAAVRAAGTLAGLGENPRLERWKRKRDGVLPLLLGSEDADAVGNVAAPLTASPARYLLSGW is encoded by the coding sequence ATGCGCTTTATCTTCAAGGTGCTCTTCTGGGTTATGGCAATCGTAGGGATACTGGCGACGATTTCCCACTTCTCCGGCTCCGAGCCGCCTCCACTGGGAGACAGGGTCGGGGTGCTGAAGGTCTCCGGCTTTATTGCCGACGCCGAGGAGTCGGTGAAGGCGCTCGACTATTTCCGCGAGAACTCCGACGTCAAGGCGGTAATCGTGCGGGTAATCTCGCCCGGCGGGGTTATCGCCCCCTCGCAGGAGATACGCGACGCCGTCAAGCGCACGGCAGAGGCAAAGCCGGTGATCGCCTCCTTCGGGGCGGTCGCGGCTTCCGGCGGCTACTACCTCTCCGCCCCCGCGACGAGGATCATAGCCGACCCCGGCTCCATCACCGGCTCCATCGGCGTCATCATGCAGTTCCCCGAGTACGAGGTCCTCCTCGACAAGATAGGTATGCGCACCCGAACCCTCAAGAGCGGCCCCTTCAAGGATACCGGCTCTCCGATGAGGCAGATGACCGACGCGGAAAAGGCGGTCATGCAGTCGGTGGTGGACGACCTCTTCGCGCAGTTCGTGGACGTTGTGGCCGAGGGCAGGAAGATGGACAGGGCGAAGGTGCTTGCCCTCGCCGACGGCAGAATCTACTCCGGCAGGCAGGCGCTCGGGCTGGGCCTCGTGGACGAACTCGGCGGCTTTGACGCTGCCGTGAGAGCGGCGGGAACCCTCGCGGGCCTCGGAGAAAACCCGAGGCTGGAGCGGTGGAAGAGAAAGAGGGACGGAGTTTTGCCGCTCCTTCTCGGCAGCGAGGACGCCGACGCGGTCGGAAACGTTGCCGCGCCCCTCACCGCCTCCCCCGCGCGCTATCTCCTCTCCGGCTGGTAG
- a CDS encoding D-tyrosyl-tRNA(Tyr) deacylase, translating into MRGVVQRVKCASVTVAGEEIGRVGKGFLVLLGVEEGDTLTDVEYIVDKIAGLRVFEDRERKMNLPLGEVGGGVLLVSQFTLLGDCRKGRRPSFTRSAPMDLAESLYLRVAEGLRGEGFFVATGKFRAEMEVSLVNEGPVTMLLDSRKVF; encoded by the coding sequence GTGAGGGGAGTAGTCCAGCGCGTCAAGTGCGCCTCAGTGACCGTTGCGGGCGAGGAGATCGGCAGGGTCGGAAAAGGTTTTCTGGTTCTCCTCGGAGTGGAAGAGGGTGACACGCTTACGGACGTCGAGTATATTGTAGACAAAATCGCCGGTCTGCGCGTCTTCGAGGACCGGGAGAGAAAGATGAACCTTCCCCTCGGCGAGGTGGGCGGCGGAGTCCTCCTCGTCAGCCAGTTCACCCTGCTCGGCGACTGCCGCAAGGGGAGGCGCCCCTCCTTCACGAGGAGCGCGCCGATGGATCTCGCCGAAAGCCTCTACCTGCGTGTAGCCGAGGGGCTCCGCGGCGAAGGGTTTTTCGTCGCCACCGGGAAGTTCCGGGCCGAGATGGAGGTTTCACTCGTAAATGAAGGGCCGGTTACCATGCTCCTTGACTCTCGAAAGGTCTTTTAA